The segment CTGGGCCGACAAGACCAACAGTGAAAACGGCCTGCTGGGAAGAAAAATCAACCTGATAATGCTTGATGACCAGAGCAATCCCCAAACCGCCAAGGAACTGTACAGGAAACTGATTACCGAAGAAAAAGT is part of the Pseudomonadota bacterium genome and harbors:
- a CDS encoding ABC transporter substrate-binding protein, whose protein sequence is MKIGITLGLTGKFAQESDMIRKGLSLWADKTNSENGLLGRKINLIMLDDQSNPQTAKELYRKLITEEKV